TTATTTTCCTAGCTAGCTTTACcagttaaatatattattatttatttatttattactatttattgtctttttatgCACCCCCTCCCCCCAGTTTTCTTGTACTCCAGTTGTATCCAGTTACCCGACCATATCTCGCCCCAGCTGCTGCAGcccttccactcctgaccgaggagagccgtgactaacacgtttcctccaacacatgtgcagtagctgagCGCTTCAGCAAATTATGCAAATGtcagatagcaccactgggtattcaaaccctggattccagcgGTAGTGGGCCAGCATAATTTACTGCTTCACCACTTGAGCACCCGCCAGTCAGTATTATTAATCATGTAAAATTGTTATCCAGTTAGTATCAGTATTAAATACAGTGGAATTTAATAATGCAGAATTTAAGCCACAATTAATTTAGGCTtgctttattattatgaattattttgcCTCCCAAACtaatcgtatccaattacccagttgcaTCTTCCACTGCACACCtacactcctgaccgaggagggccgcgacgaacacacgccccctccgacacgtgtgcagtagccgaccgcttctcttcacctgcacgaggtgagttcatatagAGATctacacactgatctccatcatcccccgtctctgtgtagcaccatcgatcagccagcagaggtcgtaactgcagcagttattaggaatcccctccagcacccAAACCAACAGAgagccaattattgtctgtgTATGATGATACCAGTAGCAGTGAGTTtcagatgtcagctctggtgtgcttacGTGTTTTACTAgtattataaacatttttaatgtagCATAAACATCCTATTGTTGTTTTGTGTTAGCCAACTATCTTGAATTTGcagttaattttaattaaattcctGTCAGGTTAGCATACTCTAGCCGTCCAGCTAGTGTTATCACCAAAGATGATAAACATTTATGACTTTCGGctttttaatcattaaaaatCTGATGAACTTACCCTAAGAGGTAGCAGTCATGATTGATGAGGAATCGAGAGTGTGTTAGCGTGATTTCATTATAAGTACCATCGGCAGTTTTGACTTTTGTGATGTTCTTTACTCGGAACACTTCGTTTGGTGAAATGAGGTGGCTGATTTCCTCAGACTTGCACGTGTAATCGTCAACGTTGATCGCAGAACAGGAAGTGATGTTGAACAACGTTCCATCTTCTTCCATGGCTGTTTCAGCTGCAGCACTGTGCTGGATTTCTGCCCGTATGAACTTACCAAACCGCACCTCTTCCTTTATCTTTGCTGTGTATTGATTTGTTGTGCCGTAAAATCTGGTGACGCAGGATTTGCTGCTGTTAGCAAGTCTAAATGCGTCTGTTAGCAGAAAGTGAAGAGACTTGAAGGGAAATCCGTCCACATACGTCGTTCTGTTCGTGCCTTTACTATAAACCAGATCGTTAAATTGTTTTCTGAATTTACTGTCTGAGTTCCCGTAAGCCTGCAGCGCAGTTGTGTGATACTTGTTTCCTCCAGGAATTTGCTTCTCACAAATGGTTTCATCTCCTTTTTTCCAAACCTTTGCAAAATCTGAACTGGTCTCCAGCTCCTTCTGCAACAAGCCGCCTGGTTTTGTTACGACCTTCATCATTTTTTCTAAACAATTTAAGAACTTGTCGTCTATGGCGTCGGGAGCCATGTCCAATTTTCTCTTCTCTGCTGGTACCTACAGGAGACCGAGGCAAAATGGGGCGTGAATATGATATCAGGTCTGTCTGTGAAtctggtgatctctctacatagatgtgttttacatcatcctacacttcTGAGAatagggcgtgtctaaattcttacatTCCTTAAAATgttcctactgaggcgccttaattctgagtgataatctgactgaataaggAGCGAGCGTCTGatgcttcctcagcgctgaaggcaatcccagcattcaatgcggcacgacttttctcacaaaaaatgacaaacatggcggacgaatgcagagcaaccaacggagttctatttaaatgtatataaattcgcattgatgtttaatgtgtataaaggtgcaataatacaagtgtcgtttatttgtaaattcaggcgcttagtaagctaaaactgtggtgaaaTAATCagtataagtagagcgtctaaataatctgccttttaagtttgaggtcttattagaatcctctccactgaggcagctcactagattttGAGACAGACCCTTGATGTAAATCTAAAATCAcgggggtacagtcatgctggaacaggaagggccttccctaaactgttgatgcaaagttggaagcatgtaatttccaTTATATCAGTGATTGataacacctgttagcaactgttgtggctgaaacacatgaattaaaaattagaagtggtgtcccaatacttttgccatatagtgtagatgaATCCAGGGTAAAGAACGTAATCAGTTGCTAATACGTAACCATAGCAACACCAATCAAAAATCTGATTGATGTGAGGTACCATAAAAAGTCTTCATGTTCTTTTAACATAAGAGAGctacaagtatgtggacacctgaacatctgAGCTTTTGGGACATTGCATTATAAAAACATTGGCATCCTTTGGaatttgtctgtgggaatttgtacccatttagtCAAAGGAGCTTTTCTGAGGTCAGACGTTGGTGGACAAAATAGGCCTGGATCGCATtcaatgtttcagttcattccaaaggagTTTGATCGGGTTGAAGTGCAAACCACTGGACGTCCATCacaccaaaccatgtctttatgaaccagGCTGTGTATCATGGAACAGGAGGCACCTTTCccaaattttttatatttttggccatttagtgcaGCAAGTGAGGCTTTTATTACAAGGAAAAGTGATTTACCAttggctttttattttataggattttaaagtcatgttttacactttggttacattcatgacaggacaggaagtTACGCATTAcatcaagattcatcagttcaagttttaaatgtcaaacacagtcatggatgatTTAGTATCTCTGAttcacgtctttgtactgtgggaggaaaccggagctcccggaggaaacccacacagacacggggagaacatacaaacactacacagataggacccggaccgccccacctgggaatcgaacccaggaccttcttgctgtgccgcTCTGCCATtgactaaacaaacaaaccccagCCAGTCCATCAGGGACTAAAAGAATGTAGCCATGTAGCGTCAGTCAGGATGAGACCCCGAGGTTAAGAACCGCACacgttttacttttttaaaccgTGAAACTGCAtagtttatttaaacaaacactatagtacaataaatgtataataataataaaataacttacGTTATGTAGGAGAGAAGCGAGAACTAGCAGAACGAACAGGAACGCACCCTGATATCCCATCCTCTCAGTCAGTCCAGCCACCTTTGCCAAgccaaaataaagaaatgatgtGAATGGAATGTGATGCTTGTTTAAAAATCTGAGTACAGGACGTTCTTTAGCtttggaaagaaaaaaagatttcaCTTCATCGCAGCATGTctgtaaataaaggtttaaagatTTGCCTAGATGAAACAAATATCCTATAATAACTGTAACGACAGAACAACAGGAAACACTCGAGTGCTAAAAAGCAGAAGCTTAAAATAAACagctgaattgttttagtttttgacTCACCATGATTCCAGTTCAGTGAGCAGTGGAGCTATGAGAAGTTCATACTGcagtgctctgtgtgtgtgtgtgtgtgtgtgtgtgtgtgtgtgtgtgtgtgtgtgtgtgtgtgtgtgtgtgtgtgtgtgtgtgtgtgtgtgtgtgtgtgtgtgtgtgtgtgtgtccaccctTCTGGGAGAAGCGTAACGGAAAGCCTCCCTCCTTATCAAAACTGGGAAGAGGCACAAATCCTTTCCTCCCTCCTAGAAAAAGGAACTCTCAGAGGAACTCTCCCACAATCACGGTTCCTCACCACAACACTGTACGAACACAACGCTAAATAAAGCTCCGTGTGTCTAAAAAAAACACTCATGTAAACATGCATACACATACATGACGACCGGAAGTATGTAGACGTCTCCTAATTATTGACttgaagtgttttagactcatTTATACGCTTCCAGATCTGTGTAGTAGTTTGGGAGGGGTCCTTTCCTGTCTCGACCTTTCTGTCTTCCTGTCGGTCTGTGTGCACAAGGCAAGGACCATTAAGCTAttgtttggtgtgaaagaacaacactggcctgcacaggaaccctgacctcaaccccgtAAAACACCCATCGGACCCGACCCCATGCTCTTTTGTCTGAATGAGCGCAATTTCATCCAGACAAACTCCACAACCTTCATATTAATAagtatggttttggaatgggtccacatacttttgaccatatattgtACATTCAAGGCCAGCTGGTATGTGACATGGCAGTCTCAACAAAAACCCTGAACAGAATTCATCActcattcatcttcagtaaccACGTCATCCTGATCATTCTAGTTGTGGTGGAGTTGGAGTTCATCATGAGATCACTGGTCACAGTTCAGGAATAAACCCCATCCACTGTATtggtccatcacagagcatcacattcattcattcattcacatgtAGGTTCAGTTCACCTTGATGAGTGGAAAACATGTGAAACCTTATATCCAGATCTCAACTTTGGAAAATGCTAGAAGAATAAAACCTGCACCGTTGTGTCCCTCCTGATCTCAGTAACTCAGGGTGTGAATATAAAGAAGATCAGAAGAGGTCGATAATTTCACCCCAAAAAGGGTTTACTATTttttagagaaaaaaaatttaCGTTCTCAGATGATCTTCATTTTCACACCATGAGTTACAGAGATGAAGATGGACAGATGAGGAAAGTTTCGTCCTCCTACCATGTTGGAGAGTGAAGATCTGATCACCTCAACATGTGTCATAAACCTGaatatttaacatctataaATGTGAGGCTCAGATTTCAGCTTTAGATCctgaataaaaacataaaaactgcTCCAGTGTCGACATCCTGATCTCACTAACATGTGGTGTGATTATAGAGGAGATCAGAAGAGGTCAAGAAATTTACTACATTTACCACAAACACAAAGGGGTAACACTTCAGATTTGCACCGTTGGTTCCTGACATCAGGACGTATCCATGATGAAAGTTCTGTAGATCTATCATGttttgtttctgagatctgagCTTCACGTTTCAGATTTATTTCAGTTCGTGACTCTGCAGGTTTTGGACACTTTAGAACAACGAGGTGGTTTCATGTGGAAGAATGAAGGTCAGCTTCATGAAATCTGGATTGTTGGAGCTTCCAGACTGATgaaactccatcagcagatGATAATGAGAAACAAAAACTGAATTAATAACCAATCAGAACTTTGTACAAGTGAATACataagagcacacacacactcacccattcattcagtcattcattcatgcagtcatttattcctttatttacaTGTTACAGTCACGTGATTCAGATAAAGATGAAGCAGTTTGGAGTTCTTGATTAGCAGAACATGTGAAATCTTGTATTTTATGAGAAACCCTGAACAGAATTCATCActcattcatcttcagtaaccACGTCATCCTGATCATTCTGGTTGTGGTGGAGCTGGAGTTCATCATGAGATCACTGGTCACAGTTCAGGAATAAACCCTGTCCACTGTActggtccatcacagagcatcacattcattcattcattcacatgtAGGTTCAGTTCACCTTGATGAGTGGAGAACATGTGAAACCTTATATccagatctcagctttggaaaaTGCTAGAAGAATAAAACCTGCACCGTTGTGTCCCTCCTGATCTCAGTAACTCAGTGTGTGAATTTGGGGAGGATCTAAGAACGTCAAAAATTTCACCCCCAAAAACACAAACTTACTGTTTCAGGTGAAAATCTCGACCTTCTCTGATCTTCTTCAGATTTGCACCACATGCACTGATGTAAACCAAGAAGCAACTTTTATATTTCTATCATGttccagagctgagatctgagCTTCTCACATCCAACATGTTCCAGTCTTTTAATGGAGTCAAATCTGGTGTCCAGATCGAGACTTTAAATCATGATAGAAACACAAAAACTGCTCCACTGTCTTCTGTTAGGTCTCAGTAACTCAGGGTgttacactcactcattcattcagtcttttcagagtcagagagtcagagtAAATGTATTcctttatttacatattacagTCATGTGATTCAGATAAAGGAGGCCTTGATTAGCAAAATTAATATATGAAATTACAGGAACATTTCTttatcagtgtatttatttattcaccttCAGTAACAGTTTTTATCCTGGTCGAGGTGGCGGTAGAGCTGGAGCACAGGAACCCTGGTCACAATGTAAAATCAAAATACACCCCACACTacacctgtgggaggaaacccacacagacacggggagaacatgcaaactcaacacaggaaggacccggactgcttcacctggggatcaaacacagGTCCTTCTttctatgaggcgacagtgctacccaccgagctactGTGCCGTCCCAAAATGTGTCATAACCCACAATCTGATCAAAGGAGAGGTGGATAAGTGTCCAATCTGCCGGCACTACTTATTACCTGCCAATGTtcggttcccacacagagctgtatcgcGTATGCTAAGTGGCTGTGGCTCCCCCTCTCACTCAGGCGCCCAGACCAGTCAGAGATATAGTATATCGCAGCAGTAGCAGTAACACACACTATTCGACCTTTCAAATGGCCAACCCAGCGGTCTGGATTcttatcattgattttatacacttgttagccaaggctgtgactgaaacaccttCTTAATCAAGAGAGGTGTCTGCATACTTACGGTCAAACAGTCTAGTACACAAATAAAGAGACAGAACATGATGCTTTGTGTTCTAATGCTGTTTATTCTCACAACAGGTTACATTTAGTATGGGTACAAAGTCGTGTAGAGTAGAAGAAGCCATTGTTTCCACCAGAATGAAGGTGAGCGTGTTGAAGCTGAGTTTTATACCACATGTATGTGATCTGAAGAAAGCCACTGGTCAGCTCGGCAGTACAAAACTAATAATATGAATCTAATGTGAATCTCCCCAGTCAGTCATTTTCTCTCAGTCTCCAGCCAATTAGAGACTGGAAACCAGTCTGAAACTGaggaaattaaaagaaaatagacAGAACTGAAAGGAGAGACGTGATCATTACAGACTCGTGACTCCTACAGGCGTCTTATTTAAAATTCAGCTCCGTTTAAATAATGCAGGTTTACATTTTGCATCACATTTGACAAGCACCTACTCAAGAAAAGGATACATTCTAAGCAAATCAGTGTtggggcctttctcaagggtgTGGTGGGACCTTAATTTACAACCTTCCTCTTACTTATGAGTCCAGTGCTTTAACCTGTGAGCCACGTGTTCCTCTGATCTGCTGCTGAACGTTTCTCAGATGCACAACACAAATCTACACGAGTTAAACATGGTGCAGTTTGGAAAACTGTAATATGAGCAAAAAAAGAATATGAGGGTGACCTCCCGCCAAAAAACTAATCCACAAACGAACAGGTGATAATACACTAAAGGaaaacaagtattcaaccacTTCAGTTTTTGTTCAGTTATATAGTTCCAGTGCAGGGCGCTCAGTTGGCACAGTGACAGGTACGCTAACCCACTActgttgagatctggggatccagggttcaaattagcggtgctatcggccaatcTGGTGCTCGCATGGACTTTACTGGGTAACGTCCGGAAAGGAGAGGATGGCCGAAACAACCTAGCCATTGGGCTGCGCACTTGTCAATGCAATTTTAGTGCAAATTCCAGGCCCAGATATAAACAGGAGTGTTGCATTaggacagggttttttttttaagtagatgAAAACgtgttgcagagaaaaataataataattaaataaacttgtacacaaatgcccccttgtggaggctttatgttacatattTGTAAACCACAAAGAGTAAAATGTATTgcttggacaaaatgtgggccGCTTGAAAAAAAATTGGAAAAACCCTGCATTAGGAAACTGCATCTGGTCCATCAGAGGGACCTTCATATCTCTGGAGCATTAATGGGCAACTTACCAAGAGTAAtgaaccacaatgctgcaaacAAACTGTTATTTTTTACTGTAGACGTCTGGAATTTGTTGAATTGCCAACAATAACTTCGCTGCATGACACTAAGGTTTAACAATTAGTGACGTCTGAATACTTCTGAaaacatttattcatgtttatgaatttttgtttatattaaaaagtaCGACGTCAGGCTGCTCGAGCTAGATCTAATGTGCTAGCCACCACTCCTGACATCTCCAGCTCTTACACTAGAATCCCTGACGGTTCGATTGACCTGCCCGGGTGTCCGAACAGTCCCATTTGGCTGTGCCTGGACTCTCTGTCCTGGCCGACTCTGCTGCCTGGTCGAGGCGTCCGAAGACTGGAAAGGAGTCTTAAAGGGAATTAATGTGCTGAACAAACAAAAGCAGTTGAATATTCGTTTCCTTCATAGTATTGGACACAAAATGACAGCACACCAAGTAATGAGCAGGACAGATCTGTGAGTGAATGTGGACTGTACAGGTTTTTGGATTCAATagtttcttcttcttttgtttATCTTCAGAACTACGGCGTGATCTGTGGAGTGAGGCACGGTGAAGAGAACACGCAAGCATAGAATAGATTACAGCGAAACCGTTACATACcatataaaatcaaataaataaaataaaaatatcttttcatttCAGTCTGTTATCTTTTTTATCTGGAACTGTCCTGGGACACGCAAGGCGAGGCGTCCTTTTATCCTCGAATCGTCCTCGGATCTAGAAGAATGCATAGATTAGACACTTCGCACGAATTCATCTTTCTTTCGCCCTCGTTCTCTCGTCTCTGCATGTCTGCTGGTTAATACACCGACGCTCCGGCCAGAACGTGATCGTGAGACACGTCGAGGCGAaatcatataaaaaaataactatggCAAAATAAAAGGATCTCAGGATCGGAAAGTAAAAAAGATAGCTTATAATGTGATGTGCATTTGCAGggtgatttatatttatatatatttatatcataTATAATATAGATACTGTACACATAAGTGACTGTTCCAACCCCACTGTGAGACGCACAGCAACATCAGGACCACAGCCGACACGGACGGAGGAACTACAAACCCCGGCCAGTTCACACGAGTTCATTTTAAAAAAGACCAGGTCTCCCACGTTTCTCTCTACTGAGCAAAAGAACAGAAAACCTGTGTGAAATCAGCGCCACTCATCGTCCAcggattcacacacacactatatgaccaaaagtgtccggacacctgaccatgagtttgtcaaaactaaaacagagcgacctctGTGCGAGACTTTGAATACGTCTGTGGGCAtgacagtatttgtatggctgggcgctgatgttggtcaagaaagcctaatGTTTCAGTTAGTTCCAAACCTGCTGAAATATAATTTCCattgtatttattgatttatttacattttaatgccatgtttaacacatttgtgtcatttttttatctatttatttacgcattttctcccctttttcttgggagatctgtcttccgctgctgggggatccctgatcgcattcaaggtgggtatattgctgctccgACCCATGTGCAGTCCTTAGCGAAACCCTTTTTCGCTCAGGTGCCTCGTTATCTGCtaatcaaggtccttacacagcgtttgaagatccAACCCGTGTccagcagacatggtggccaattattgggtgtgttcaaaaagctggtgatctctctacatagacacattttacatatttctacgcgcgctcccgagaaggaggctgttccaaatcctagatgccttaataggctgtctagttaggcatcttaaaatttcaatgttattttgactcaagaacgagtgagcatcggaagcgtccttagtgatcaaggcaatcccagcattcagtgcggcagctcttctctcacagaaaaaaaaaaaaacatggctgacggtgcggagaaaaagatttattttcaaacgtaaataaaaaattatagattttttatttgtataaacttgcacaagtgtttttatttgcaagttcgggcttgtcagctaaTTTAACCGCTttcgaagggagatgttaggtgACATGCTAGCGAGCtgacccgatggaatcgctgtcttaAGTAGGACGTTCGAATAACccgacttataagtcattgacttattagaatcgtctctactgaggcagctgcctgtgtaggcagtaagacagcaaggcagctcactgggttttcaaacacacccattgtcTGCTGACGGCAATGTCAGTGGTGcgcgctagatggcgcccagccaaccggtggcagagccgagattcaaaccgagGGAGCATTTTATAATttccttaataataataatgaataatttcagtggctaaaacacattaattaaatcatcaaaagtggtgtcccaatacttttttccATATGTGTGTATGGGGCGCTGCCGGACTGGACGTCCAGGACGTCGACTGTTCACAAAACTGCATAAACGTTTGACTACCGACCCAACCAACCTCCCTGAACCACCTCCATTAAGAAAAGTGAGCCGTGTGTGTGAACAGGTTTCCAGTTTTCTGTCTCCTCAGTACAAGGAAACGATTTCAAATCAGCGCCGCGTTCATTCCGACTCCTGGCGACCGGACGGGTTTTGTTCCTCAGACTGTCCTGTTCACTATCTGGGTTTTCGACGTTCCCCTAGGTGGGAGTATTGTTTTCACGGGTGCTTTAGGAAGCTTCAAGGCTCATCTTTTGTGTGCTTCAGAGCACAGGTTCATGTCCAGTACAAGCTCTCGACTGGAACGCTCTCTGCTCCGATCCTGGGCGACGAACCGACCAGCATACTGGCATCGTGAGGTCCATCGAGAAGTCCCGGCTTCATAGAGACAAAAGGCATCTTAACAGAGGCAATAAAAAATCTCACATCCACACGTCGACTCTGATCAGACGAGTCCACGTCTGCGTTCCTCTCGAACTCGGGGGAACAGAAACCGGCTCATTGCTTTTTGGTGAAAGCTTTGATCTGTATACACTCACTCTAACTCAGCTTTTTGTTTAATCGTCCATCCGTCTGTACGTCCTCCTCTGGTTCCGTCTTTTTGACACAGGAAGAAGTAAAAGTGCATGCTGGGTGAAGTTCTGATGAGCGGCGGCGTTACACTCCCTCGTTCTCTACGGTTCACACACTCGCGGGGATGTTTGATCGCTTGTGACATGCTAAAGAGATGCGGCTCCTCCATGCACGTTAGCACATAACGAGAGGGCCGACGCCCGGGGGGGGGCGGAGCCACGGCGCCGCGGACTACAGATGGATCgtgagcggtgtgtgtgtgtgtgtgtgtgtgtgtgtgtgtgtgtgtgtgtgtgtatatggaaGAGTGTGAGCGTGTGAGCATGCTGAATGAACGGACGCGCGAGTCTCTGTGTGCTTGCGCTACTGCGGCAGCTCGCTGACGGATCTCTTCTGCTTCAGCGTGTCGATCAGCGACAGGACGCCGCGCTTCACGCTGGTGGAGACGCGGCGTGTCACCGAGTCGGAGGGCGGAGCCTGAGAGCAGGACCTCTGGGACGGCGGACGCGCCACCAGACACTTCTGGTACCTCAACTGCGGcgacagagaaagagaaaggaTGTCAGGGCCGGCTAGCTCATCGCTATGGATAAAAGGATGTTTTGATGAAAGTCGGCGGCTTCTCTGTGCCCGCATAAATAGGGCAAGTTCGACTGCacccataaataaaaaaaaaacatggaaaaGTGGTCTCTCTCAAGGTCTGGAAATACAACCCAAAATGCCTCCTGATGTCGTAAAAAAATAGATCTGATATTAAATTAAAAGCTGCTAAAACACGTACACTGCTCACAGCCAAGTAGGTTTTACACTGCCTTGTGTAGAATATGTAATGTGTAGTCAAACgtgccctatttatatggacacagagaagtcagcagctATAGTTaatcacaaacaataaaaacacatacagtacatttgaCTTACAATAATGACGGATACagtttaaaggttaagggccttgctcaagggcccaacagtggcaccttggcattggaggggcttgaaccagcaaccttctgattattagtcctgtaCTTAACTGGTGAGCTACCACTAATACTAAACTACTTACTTTTATGAATGAATATAGTTTAAGCAATAaggagttaagggccttgctcaggggcccaacagaggcaacattggcaacagtggtggggcttgaaacagcaaccttctgagcacaagtccagtaccttaaccactgaggtaCCACTACCACTAAACTACTTAAATTCATAAATGAACACAGTTTCAGCTAttaagaattaagggccttgctcaaagtgGCGCagagtggggcttgaaccagcaaccatctgattactagtcatgtactttaaccactgagccacctctGCGTAGATGGGCAAACAAAGGTGGTCGTGGGgcaaataaaatcataataaacatgAGTTGCTGTTTGCACAAAAGGTCTtctgattgaatgggcacaaattccaacagacacactcca
The sequence above is drawn from the Trichomycterus rosablanca isolate fTriRos1 chromosome 14, fTriRos1.hap1, whole genome shotgun sequence genome and encodes:
- the si:ch211-145b13.6 gene encoding ecto-ADP-ribosyltransferase 5, translated to MVAGLTERMGYQGAFLFVLLVLASLLHNVPAEKRKLDMAPDAIDDKFLNCLEKMMKVVTKPGGLLQKELETSSDFAKVWKKGDETICEKQIPGGNKYHTTALQAYGNSDSKFRKQFNDLVYSKGTNRTTYVDGFPFKSLHFLLTDAFRLANSSKSCVTRFYGTTNQYTAKIKEEVRFGKFIRAEIQHSAAAETAMEEDGTLFNITSCSAINVDDYTCKSEEISHLISPNEVFRVKNITKVKTADGTYNEITLTHSRFLINHDCYLLGADDDDNDDDDDDDDSSSVQLSCSVLALIASILICFTLLE